A stretch of Planococcus citri chromosome 5, ihPlaCitr1.1, whole genome shotgun sequence DNA encodes these proteins:
- the LOC135848712 gene encoding plexin A3-like encodes MKFLNKMLLSCVILVQCLQLTCAVSLSGNYSPKIDLREFSDHHAIQERNQLVIHRHTEIVYVKAKNRFYQLSPDLEIQSNISNEFSKSGIPANDYNEFLLIDYTNSKLISCGNLIEQLDCIIYSTQHNISELNRTKMKLSKHFNINNDKTTDTNQTKVAFIAYRSSNRTQALFVSTKTGMFEFLINHYDYDDSNKLLSPSSQYHDNDVKDYVYGFEHKQYFYYFVTLDLNYAQDKLESRQSCYVSSLKRECLDHRSSCWNPFIKTECGSGNGQYYNLAQAAHAGKPGLQLARSLNITSNDDVLFAILSTSNEMKSYPNVLGDHSALCMYSLNTINEKLPEETACITRREILADTPKNCVVRSPPAMVFNTTLTAIIAVESGDYTEVFIGTHDGHVKMVIVENATMAYEQVDITIEEGSPVNSDLLLSHDKEHLYVMAGYTLSKLKIPRFNCSMLANYDDCIKSNNITHRCGWCIFANKCTIKHYCGQNGDSTWIRTDFREKIAFRMLGPTHFQYGYPQKIRFGSLTNNLNEVLLAQSNFHCKISLTNTEFPSIIVPASITREEILVFTCQISDSEFSKIPISRHASMAKLSLQTATIQHIWDQYITFFNCHTYSSDRECIFSNFPCYWCLKKGECMQYNAEKETACPNGNITEIFDFSPQRGPREGGTEVTILGQNLDVLFNNTNHSITVAGRSCKLVYKNTYVSMKKIECVIEQSTLFHKQSGPIEVYVNEHLWIKSQQNFTFEIPEIHRIHPNEGPIYGGTELAIEGKYLDVGRYIVISIGKTLCEIFSIHLDEIKCITAGYSFESFNEHSNFTVDVPIKVEFDNNTFNTSMNNTFKYVKDLERDKKGFNLVPKGIVSGGVEILIHNVIPMPIQQLSFHVHNNDQIFNSSCKILNEPTQTTIWSCISPPISNIDSDLIDAKNPRRMKFSLTSNETHNFTISMSSNHSSVFLLYPDPEFYYVYNSYIPMDGKNFMIIQGKHINKACQKTDITVLVGNDTCEVLSVSSRQVICFLPKSQQESEIDEYEEDDLLRKHKYITIMIGEHFKKIVPQQNNHESNNLLHLVICCVAFLLCVIFVVLISLIYYCCLHHQVKSSQAARDAIEQSTSRAIKEIQQQMNKMCMETIALKQCVKQVIIENQIELDELHQAYWYVMSKFSHSA; translated from the coding sequence ATGAAGTTCTTAAACAAAATGTTGCTTTCATGTGTAATACTTGTGCAATGTTTACAATTGACATGTGCTGTGTCATTATCTGGCAATTATTCACCCAAAATTGATTTAAGAGAGTTTTCTGATCATCATGCCATTCAAGAGAGAAATCAATTGGTTATACACAGACACACTGAAATAGTGTATGTGAAAGCCAAGAATCGTTTCTATCAATTGTCACCAGATTTAGAAATTCAAAGtaatatttcaaatgaattttctaaaagtggAATCCCAGCCAATGATTACaatgaatttttgttaattGATTATActaattcaaaattaatatcaTGTGGGAATTTAATTGAGCAGCTGGATTGCATAATATATTCCACTCAACATAACATATCTGAATTGAATAgaactaaaatgaaattaagtaaACACTTCAACATTAATAATGATAAAACAACCGATACAAATCAAACAAAAGTGGCTTTCATCGCTTACAGGTCATCAAATCGTACACAAGCATTGTTTGTATCAACAAAAACgggaatgtttgaatttttaataaaccaCTATGACTATGATGACAGTAATAAATTATTATCGCCTTCCTCACAGTATCATGATAATGATGTAAAAGATTATGTGTATGGATTTGAGCATAAACAATACTTTTACTATTTTGTTACTCTGGATCTGAATTATGCACAAGATAAACTGGAATCTCGACAATCTTGTTATGTTTCCTCATTGAAAAGAGAATGCCTTGATCATCGTTCTTCATGTTGGAACCCTTTCATCAAAACCGAATGTGGTTCTGGAAATGGACAATATTACAATCTAGCACAAGCAGCACATGCTGGAAAACCAGGTTTACAGTTAGCAAGGTCATTGAATATCACTTCTAATGATGATGTGCTATTTGCTATACTTTCTACcagtaatgaaatgaaatcatatCCTAATGTACTTGGTGACCACAGCGCACTGTGTATGTATTCTCTAAACACAATTAATGAGAAACTTCCTGAAGAAACAGCGTGCATTACTCGCAGAGAAATTTTAGCTGATACacctaaaaattgtgttgtgagATCACCTCCAGCAATGGTTTTCAATACCACCTTGACTGCAATTATTGCTGTAGAGAGTGGAGACTACACTGAGGTGTTCATAGGAACACATGATGGTCATGTAAAAATGGTAATTGTGGAAAATGCTACAATGGCGTATGAACAAGTTGACATAACAATTGAGGAAGGATCACCCGTCAATTCTGACCTACTACTCTCCCATGATAAAGAGCATCTATATGTAATGGCGGGGTATACactttcaaaactcaaaatacCAAGGTTCAACTGTTCAATGTTGGCCAATTATGATGATTGCATCAAGTCTAATAATATCACTCACCGGTGTGGATGGTGCATATTCGCAAATAAGTGTACCATAAAACATTACTGTGGCCAGAATGGTGACTCTACTTGGATTAGAACAGATTTccgagaaaaaattgcatttagaATGTTAGGCCCAACACACTTTCAATATGGTTATCctcaaaaaatacgttttgGATCACTTACAAACAATCTAAATGAAGTTCTTCTGGCCCAATCCAACTTTCATTGCAAAATTTCCTTAACAAATACAGAATTTCCATCAATAATTGTACCCGCATCCATTACACGTGAGGAAATTCTTGTGTTCACATGTCAGATATCAGATTCAGAGTTCAGTAAAATACCAATAAGTCGTCACGCTTCAATGGCAAAATTATCTCTTCAGACAGCAACTATTCAACATATTTGGGACCAatacatcacatttttcaattgtcaCACCTATTCATCAGATAGAGaatgcattttttccaattttccatgtTATTGGTGTTTGAAGAAAGGAGAATGCATGCAATACAATGCAGAGAAAGAAACAGCATGTCCAAATGGGAacattactgaaatttttgatttttcaccacaACGTGGGCCCAGGGAAGGAGGCACTGAAGTTACTATTCTAGGTCAAAACCTGGATGTTCTATTCAACAACACTAATCATAGTATCACAGTTGCTGGAAGATCTTGTAAACTTGTatataaaaatacttatgtatcaatgaaaaaaattgagtgtgtTATTGAGCAGTCAACATTATTTCACAAACAAAGTGGACCCATTGAAGTATATGTAAATGAACATCTTTGGATTAAGTCCCAACAAAACTTTACttttgaaattccagaaattCATAGAATTCATCCAAATGAAGGTCCTATATATGGTGGTACTGAGTTGGCCATTGAAGGAAAATATTTAGATGTTGGAAGATATATTGTAATTTCAATTGGGAAAACACTATGTGAAATATTCTCAATCCATCTagatgaaataaaatgtattaCAGCTGGCTACTCATTTGAAAGTTTTAATGAGCATTCAAATTTCACTGTGGATGTGCCTATCAAGGTAGAATTTGACAACAACACTTTTAATACTTCTATGAATAATACATTCAAGTACGTCAAGGATTTGGAACGTGATAAAAAAGGTTTCAATTTAGTACCAAAAGGTATCGTTTCTGGtggtgttgaaattttaattcacaaTGTGATCCCGATGCCAATTCAACAGTTATCATTTCATGTACACAataatgatcaaattttcaacagctcgTGCAAAATCCTCAATGAACCCACACAAACAACAATCTGGTCATGCATATCACCTCCTATATCAAATATCGACAGTGATTTAATAGATGCAAAAAATCCTAGAAGAATGAAATTCTCACTTACAAGCAATGAAACACACAACTTCACAATCAGCATGTCAAGTAATCATTCGTCAGTGTTTCTGTTATATCCTGATCCTGAGTTCTATTATGTTTACAATTCTTATATCCCAATGGAtgggaaaaatttcatgatCATTCAAGGGAAACACATAAACAAGGCATGTCAGAAAACTGATATTACTGTACTAGTAGGTAACGATACTTGTGAAGTACTTTCAGTATCTTCAAGGCAAGTTATTTGCTTTCTTCCAAAATCTCAGCAAGAGAGTGAAATTGATGAGTACGAAGAAGATGATCTGTTGAGGAAGCATAAATATATAACAATAATGATAGGggagcatttcaaaaaaatagtccCACAGCAGAACAATCATGAAAGTAACAATTTACTTCACCTTGTAATTTGCTGTGTGGCTTTCCTGCTGTGTGTAATATTTGTAGTTCTCATTTCACTCATTTATTACTGTTGTCTTCATCACCAAGTGAAAAGTTCTCAAGCAGCAAGGGATGCAATAGAACAGAGTACTTCAAGAGCAATCAAAGAAATACAGCAGCAAATGAATAAAATGTGTATGGAGACAATAGCCCTAAAACAATGTGTTAAGCAAGTAATTATTGAAAACCAAATCGAGTTGGATGAACTTCATCAAGCATATTGGTATGTAATGTCAAAATTTAGTCATAGTGCTTAA